From one Phocaeicola salanitronis DSM 18170 genomic stretch:
- a CDS encoding TapB family protein, with protein MKKTILFIFVILACHVSHAQYFCTTEGTELHYVNYDEAGQSVSNETAVVGYAGRNGENVSASYINKIVTNKQKGNTSYTRFDWNYDGNQTVCVEDLMFGPYIDSDSDPAKYDTAARTAMQEELKFKGNNALVLKRQAKAGESMPDRSYSLIANMLKNEITISGATYMGEERISTTAGKFDCLKISYLKRTKVLLKSTTHRINEWYAEGIGLVKSESFDMKGKPAGKTLLVKIVK; from the coding sequence ATGAAAAAAACAATTTTATTTATCTTTGTCATTCTGGCATGCCACGTAAGCCATGCCCAGTATTTTTGCACGACAGAAGGAACCGAGCTTCACTATGTGAACTACGATGAAGCAGGACAAAGCGTATCAAACGAGACGGCTGTAGTAGGATATGCGGGAAGAAACGGAGAAAACGTATCGGCATCATACATCAACAAGATTGTGACCAACAAGCAGAAAGGGAACACCAGCTACACACGTTTCGACTGGAACTACGACGGAAACCAAACGGTGTGTGTAGAAGACCTGATGTTCGGACCCTATATCGACTCCGATTCCGACCCTGCCAAATATGACACCGCGGCACGTACCGCCATGCAAGAAGAACTGAAATTCAAGGGTAACAATGCCTTGGTGCTCAAACGTCAGGCAAAAGCAGGCGAAAGCATGCCCGACCGCTCGTACTCGCTCATCGCAAACATGCTGAAAAACGAAATTACCATCTCGGGCGCCACCTACATGGGAGAAGAACGCATAAGCACCACCGCCGGGAAGTTCGATTGCCTCAAGATTTCGTACCTGAAGCGAACCAAAGTGTTGCTGAAAAGCACCACCCACCGCATCAATGAATGGTACGCCGAAGGCATCGGGCTGGTAAA